Proteins from a single region of Caloramator sp. E03:
- a CDS encoding ferritin family protein — MDSCNDLEVLREIEENVDKFINSLPCQSKMPMPEIKVEAKNPQYAKLLQNAFSGSEDSELAAILQYLYHHETIENKTIANALLCISMIEMHHYDILSELISLLGENPFLYNSNKYFYSTGTIGYIDDPFAYLKEASNDKNDDKTSNEKTRIKLEKDILSEVNAINAYNFIQKNIKDKYINKIIEKIIEDEKSHIRIFNALIQKYC; from the coding sequence ATGGATAGTTGTAATGATTTAGAAGTCTTAAGAGAAATTGAAGAAAACGTTGATAAATTTATAAACTCCTTGCCTTGTCAATCTAAAATGCCAATGCCTGAAATAAAGGTAGAAGCAAAAAACCCTCAGTATGCAAAACTATTACAAAATGCCTTCTCTGGAAGCGAGGATAGCGAGCTTGCAGCAATACTTCAATACCTTTATCATCATGAAACAATAGAAAACAAAACTATAGCTAATGCACTTTTATGCATATCTATGATTGAAATGCATCATTACGATATTTTGTCTGAGCTTATAAGTCTTCTTGGTGAAAATCCTTTTTTATATAATTCAAATAAATATTTTTACAGTACAGGAACAATTGGGTATATAGATGATCCTTTTGCATATTTAAAAGAAGCATCTAATGATAAAAATGATGATAAAACATCTAATGAAAAAACAAGGATAAAACTTGAAAAGGATATACTATCCGAAGTAAATGCTATTAATGCATATAACTTTATTCAAAAAAACATAAAAGATAAATATATAAACAAAATAATAGAAAAAATTATTGAAGATGAAAAATCTCATATAAGGATTTTTAATGCACTTATTCAAAAATACTGTTAA
- a CDS encoding small, acid-soluble spore protein, H family: MLTRRALEIMQSPNNIEVLYKSKPVWLENVEGSNVKVKDLTNNSILEVPVSELQETGIIK; this comes from the coding sequence ATGTTAACTCGGAGGGCTTTAGAAATAATGCAATCTCCAAATAATATTGAAGTATTATATAAAAGCAAGCCTGTATGGCTTGAAAATGTTGAAGGAAGCAACGTTAAAGTAAAGGATCTTACTAATAATTCTATATTAGAAGTCCCTGTATCAGAACTTCAAGAAACAGGTATAATAAAATAA
- a CDS encoding NCS2 family permease: MENFFKLKENKTTVKTEIIAGITTFITMAYILFVNPSILSQAGMNEKSLFGSDVVKAGLSIGNDKVIGAVFVATIISAVIATLIMGLFANVPFAQAAGMGMNAFFTFYVVLTAKISWQGALAIVFICGIINILITLTKVRIMIVDAIPESLKKATGAGIGLFIALIGLKEAGFVVSSPETLVQFGNLKNPQTLLALFGLMLTVVLMIKRVKGSILIGIIATTVLGVIAQVSLGVKGLNIFIPDKLVSAPPSLSPTFLKLSFNDLFSAKIGLLSIITIIISFSLVDTFDTIGTFIGTTSKTHIFDDPNEVPKKGRFPRKIDRALFADAIATSIGSLLGTSNVTTYVESLAGISEGGRTGLTSVVTAICFLLCLFISPIAGIVPAFATAPALIIVGILMISSIMEVNFEDFEEAVPAFFTLVMMPFTYSIANGIAVGFIFYTLIKIVTGKASKVHPIMYIFTALFILKFAMAL, from the coding sequence ATGGAGAACTTTTTTAAACTTAAAGAAAACAAAACAACCGTTAAAACAGAAATAATAGCAGGTATTACTACTTTTATAACCATGGCCTATATTCTATTTGTAAATCCATCAATTTTGAGCCAGGCTGGTATGAACGAAAAATCTCTCTTTGGCTCAGATGTTGTAAAAGCCGGACTTTCAATAGGAAACGATAAAGTAATAGGTGCTGTTTTCGTTGCAACTATAATCTCTGCAGTTATTGCAACATTAATAATGGGACTCTTTGCAAATGTTCCCTTTGCCCAGGCTGCTGGTATGGGAATGAACGCATTTTTTACATTCTACGTTGTATTAACAGCTAAAATATCCTGGCAGGGAGCACTTGCTATTGTTTTTATATGCGGTATTATAAATATTCTAATTACTCTTACCAAGGTTAGAATTATGATAGTTGATGCGATTCCTGAGAGCCTTAAAAAGGCAACAGGCGCTGGAATCGGTCTTTTTATAGCTTTAATCGGTCTTAAAGAGGCAGGTTTTGTAGTATCCTCACCTGAAACCTTAGTACAGTTTGGAAATTTAAAAAATCCTCAAACTCTTCTTGCACTGTTTGGTCTTATGCTTACAGTAGTTTTAATGATTAAAAGAGTTAAAGGCTCAATACTTATTGGAATTATAGCAACAACAGTTCTTGGTGTGATTGCACAGGTAAGTTTAGGAGTAAAAGGACTTAATATTTTCATCCCAGACAAATTAGTATCCGCTCCTCCAAGCCTGTCACCAACCTTTTTAAAGCTCAGCTTTAATGATTTATTCAGTGCAAAGATTGGACTTTTATCAATAATTACAATAATTATTTCCTTCAGCCTTGTTGATACCTTCGATACTATTGGAACATTCATTGGAACTACTTCAAAAACTCATATATTCGATGATCCAAACGAAGTTCCAAAAAAGGGAAGATTCCCAAGAAAAATAGACAGAGCACTATTTGCTGATGCCATTGCAACATCAATAGGCTCATTATTAGGTACAAGCAATGTTACAACCTATGTAGAAAGCCTTGCTGGAATCAGTGAAGGAGGAAGAACAGGCTTAACATCAGTTGTTACTGCAATCTGTTTCCTTCTTTGCCTGTTCATTTCACCGATTGCTGGTATCGTTCCAGCCTTTGCAACTGCACCAGCCCTTATAATAGTTGGAATTCTTATGATAAGCTCAATAATGGAAGTTAACTTTGAAGACTTTGAAGAAGCAGTTCCTGCATTCTTTACCCTCGTTATGATGCCCTTTACCTACAGCATAGCAAATGGAATCGCAGTAGGATTTATATTCTACACATTAATTAAAATCGTAACTGGTAAGGCAAGTAAAGTTCACCCTATAATGTATATTTTCACTGCACTTTTCATATTGAAATTTGCAATGGCACTATAA
- a CDS encoding PTS fructose transporter subunit EIIC: MNELKGIFKDTRKHLMTGVSYMIPFVVAGGILLALSVVLYGKGAVPDKETHKFLNDLFFIGVRGFELMIPILAGFIAYSIADRPGIAPAAIGAAVGNAMGAGFLGALAAGLIGGVTVHYLKKIKLPKALSSLKTIFIIPIIGTFITAGLMQWVVGAPITSITQGLTNWLNSLSAGSIVIIAIIMGAMDAFDMGGPVNKVAFAFTIMAVSNGNYQIAGINAVGVAVPSLAVGVATFLAPKKFTAEEKEAGKAGFLMGLIGITEGAIPFAAADPLKVIPANMIGSAVGCSVAALLHVTNKVAWGGIIVIPAVTNVIGLLIALAAGTAVAAALIAFLKKPVSEKANDDANDADIEITLDI, encoded by the coding sequence ATGAATGAATTAAAAGGAATTTTTAAAGATACCAGAAAACACTTGATGACGGGTGTTTCTTATATGATTCCCTTTGTTGTAGCTGGAGGAATTCTTCTTGCATTGTCAGTTGTACTTTATGGTAAAGGCGCAGTGCCAGATAAGGAAACACATAAATTTCTCAATGACCTTTTCTTTATAGGGGTTAGAGGCTTTGAGCTTATGATACCAATCCTTGCAGGATTTATAGCTTATTCAATAGCGGACAGGCCTGGAATCGCTCCAGCAGCAATAGGAGCAGCAGTAGGAAATGCAATGGGAGCAGGATTTTTAGGTGCACTTGCAGCAGGTTTAATTGGAGGTGTTACAGTACACTACCTTAAAAAAATAAAACTACCAAAGGCATTATCATCATTAAAAACAATATTCATAATACCAATTATAGGAACTTTTATAACCGCAGGACTTATGCAGTGGGTTGTTGGAGCACCAATAACATCTATTACTCAGGGACTTACAAACTGGCTTAATTCTTTAAGTGCAGGAAGTATTGTTATAATCGCAATTATAATGGGAGCAATGGATGCTTTTGATATGGGAGGTCCTGTAAACAAAGTTGCTTTTGCATTTACAATAATGGCTGTTTCAAATGGAAACTATCAAATAGCAGGTATAAATGCAGTAGGAGTTGCAGTACCTTCACTAGCAGTTGGAGTAGCAACATTTTTAGCTCCAAAGAAATTTACAGCTGAGGAAAAAGAAGCAGGAAAAGCAGGATTTTTAATGGGACTTATAGGTATAACAGAAGGTGCAATACCCTTTGCAGCAGCAGATCCTCTAAAGGTTATACCAGCAAATATGATAGGTTCAGCAGTTGGATGTTCAGTAGCAGCGCTGCTTCATGTAACTAACAAGGTAGCGTGGGGAGGAATAATAGTTATACCAGCTGTAACAAATGTTATTGGACTTTTAATAGCTTTAGCAGCAGGAACTGCTGTGGCAGCAGCACTTATAGCTTTTCTTAAAAAACCAGTTTCTGAAAAGGCAAACGATGATGCAAATGATGCAGATATAGAAATTACACTTGATATTTAA
- a CDS encoding PTS fructose-like transporter subunit IIB, whose translation MKIVAVTACPSGVAHTYLAAEALAIAAKKNGLEIKVETQGSIGIENELTVKDIQEANVVILTNDIGIKKEDRFKGKPIVRVGSSDCIKKADAIMKKIIEKLGQ comes from the coding sequence ATGAAAATAGTAGCAGTAACAGCATGTCCATCAGGAGTAGCACATACTTATTTAGCAGCGGAGGCTCTTGCAATTGCTGCAAAAAAGAATGGATTAGAAATTAAGGTTGAAACTCAAGGATCAATAGGCATTGAGAATGAACTAACTGTAAAGGATATACAGGAGGCAAACGTAGTAATACTTACAAACGATATTGGAATTAAAAAGGAAGATAGATTTAAGGGAAAGCCTATAGTAAGGGTAGGCTCAAGTGACTGTATTAAAAAAGCAGATGCAATAATGAAAAAAATAATAGAAAAATTAGGTCAATAA
- a CDS encoding fructose-6-phosphate aldolase — protein sequence MELLLDTGNVKEIKELYDILPIDGVTTNPTIVSKEKKKFVDLINEIDSIVGENTPIHGQVLSIRYEEILKEALFISGLRKNMYVKIPVTNDGLKAIKELKKKGIKITATAIFTAHQGFLAAKAGADYVAPYVNRLDNISADGVNTVKDLVNIINVNNLNSKVLAASFKNAQQVLELMKFGVHSVTVPADIIRAMMSHPLTDWSVDKFIEDWENAFGKGIKTNG from the coding sequence ATGGAACTGCTATTGGATACAGGGAATGTAAAAGAGATAAAAGAATTATATGACATTTTACCTATTGACGGGGTTACGACAAATCCGACAATAGTATCAAAAGAAAAGAAAAAATTTGTTGATTTAATAAATGAAATAGATTCAATTGTAGGAGAAAATACACCTATTCATGGACAGGTTTTAAGTATTAGATATGAAGAGATACTAAAAGAGGCTCTGTTTATAAGCGGACTTCGAAAAAACATGTACGTTAAAATTCCGGTAACTAATGATGGCTTAAAGGCTATTAAAGAACTTAAAAAGAAAGGCATTAAAATAACTGCAACAGCAATATTTACAGCACATCAGGGCTTTTTAGCAGCAAAGGCAGGAGCTGATTATGTTGCTCCCTATGTTAATAGACTTGACAACATATCAGCAGATGGAGTGAATACTGTTAAAGACTTAGTAAATATTATTAATGTAAATAATTTAAATTCAAAGGTTTTAGCTGCAAGCTTTAAAAATGCGCAGCAAGTTCTTGAACTTATGAAATTTGGGGTTCATAGTGTTACAGTTCCTGCAGATATAATAAGAGCTATGATGAGCCATCCATTAACTGACTGGAGCGTAGATAAATTCATTGAAGATTGGGAAAACGCTTTTGGAAAAGGCATAAAAACAAATGGGTAA
- a CDS encoding PTS sugar transporter subunit IIA yields MSKIINENLIKLNLEADTREEVICELAKLIHSEGRLVSYQDYINEVFDREKKTSTGIGLGIAIPHGKCSAVKTPAVAFGRKKEGIKWDSMDGEPVKIVFLLAVPSDGESCNEHLRILAAISRRLLYEDFIEKLNTIESEKEIVELLQSVI; encoded by the coding sequence ATGTCTAAAATTATTAATGAGAATTTAATTAAATTAAATCTTGAAGCAGATACTCGAGAAGAGGTTATTTGTGAACTTGCAAAATTGATTCATTCTGAAGGAAGGCTCGTTTCTTATCAAGACTATATAAACGAAGTGTTTGACAGAGAGAAAAAAACAAGTACAGGCATTGGTCTTGGTATAGCTATACCACATGGAAAATGCAGTGCTGTAAAAACTCCTGCGGTTGCTTTTGGAAGAAAAAAAGAAGGAATAAAATGGGATTCTATGGATGGAGAACCTGTAAAAATAGTATTCTTATTAGCAGTTCCATCTGATGGAGAATCCTGCAATGAACATTTAAGAATACTTGCTGCAATTTCAAGAAGGCTCCTTTATGAAGATTTTATTGAAAAACTGAATACGATTGAATCAGAGAAAGAAATTGTAGAATTATTACAATCAGTTATATAA
- a CDS encoding BglG family transcription antiterminator, with translation MKECLSERCNKILNILMEQNNPITIDEIAERLNVSNRTIRYDLEELENFLKHFDDIKIYKKARIGIWLEYPENRRSSLLNLISLNKTYIKPLSTDERKYYIIKQLLQAKDIIKMQNLANELYVSRATIHNDLEAVENWLEKFDLKLIKKQNYGLQISGDEKNWRKAASELLSILKSNEELKMMLEESSELHYDSRLDYKSFNQIKELIPEFDLRKIETILNEAEERYMLSLTDEAHEGLIIHIAISLKRLKDENDIEVTKEQLMALINTKEYETAKWITMRLAFEFNISFSKSEIAYLALHILGSKLHENIQLSDENKIIEDADVQLLEFTKELIALISNILSCNLNNDERLIKSLLLHLRPAINRMTYGLNLRNPLLTEIKSKYPAIFGACWAASSLFEKYYKIKVSEEEIGYIAMHIGAALERINNSLRAIVICSSGIGTCELVAARLKKQITEINILGTYSMFELKHLNEEDFDFIITTIPLDSIKFKSKPIVKISPFVVNEDINSIKCIMRKIDKKDSYAKDDSEKMANNKPQLFYEDLIFVNENIKSKKELIIKICDVLIKKGYVFEGFTSSVLNREKITSTSVGNNVAIPHGESDLVIKSCIAVITLKEQIEWGKEKADIIFLLALKFEDKHHVKNFFKYFYSILDDFNKLNRIRQSDNAKEILILLDENN, from the coding sequence ATGAAAGAATGCTTAAGCGAAAGATGTAATAAAATATTAAATATTTTAATGGAGCAAAACAATCCAATAACAATTGATGAAATTGCAGAAAGATTAAATGTCTCAAACAGAACGATAAGGTATGATCTTGAGGAGCTTGAAAATTTTTTAAAGCATTTCGATGATATTAAAATTTATAAAAAAGCAAGGATAGGGATATGGCTTGAGTATCCGGAAAACAGACGAAGCAGCCTTTTAAATTTAATTAGCTTGAACAAAACTTATATAAAACCTTTATCTACAGATGAAAGAAAATACTATATAATTAAGCAACTTCTTCAGGCAAAGGATATCATTAAAATGCAGAATTTAGCTAATGAATTATATGTAAGCAGAGCTACAATTCATAATGATTTGGAAGCTGTGGAGAATTGGCTTGAAAAATTCGATTTGAAGCTTATTAAAAAGCAAAATTATGGCCTTCAGATTTCAGGTGATGAAAAGAATTGGAGAAAGGCAGCTTCTGAATTGTTGTCAATTTTAAAAAGCAATGAAGAATTAAAAATGATGCTTGAAGAATCTAGTGAGCTTCACTATGATAGCAGATTAGATTATAAGAGTTTTAATCAGATAAAGGAGCTTATTCCAGAATTTGATTTAAGAAAGATTGAAACTATACTTAATGAAGCTGAAGAAAGATATATGCTTTCTCTTACAGATGAAGCTCATGAAGGTCTTATAATTCACATAGCTATAAGCTTAAAAAGATTAAAGGATGAAAATGATATTGAAGTTACAAAAGAACAATTGATGGCGCTTATAAACACAAAGGAATATGAAACAGCAAAATGGATTACTATGAGATTGGCATTTGAATTCAATATTTCATTTTCTAAAAGTGAGATTGCATATTTAGCGCTTCATATATTAGGCTCAAAATTGCATGAAAATATACAGCTTAGCGATGAAAATAAGATAATAGAAGATGCAGATGTTCAGCTGTTAGAATTTACTAAAGAATTGATTGCCTTAATAAGCAATATATTATCATGTAATCTGAATAATGATGAGAGGCTTATAAAAAGCCTGCTGCTGCATTTAAGACCTGCTATAAACCGCATGACCTATGGTCTTAACTTAAGAAATCCTCTTTTGACTGAAATAAAAAGCAAGTATCCTGCTATATTTGGAGCTTGCTGGGCAGCGAGCAGCCTATTTGAAAAATACTATAAAATAAAGGTTTCAGAAGAGGAAATAGGTTATATTGCAATGCATATAGGAGCAGCCCTTGAGAGGATTAACAATAGTCTACGGGCAATTGTTATATGCAGCAGCGGCATAGGTACCTGTGAGCTTGTTGCAGCAAGGCTGAAAAAGCAAATAACAGAAATAAATATATTAGGGACTTATTCTATGTTTGAACTTAAACATTTAAATGAAGAGGATTTTGATTTTATTATTACTACGATACCTCTTGACAGCATAAAGTTTAAAAGTAAGCCAATAGTAAAAATTTCCCCCTTTGTAGTTAATGAAGATATAAACAGCATTAAGTGTATTATGAGAAAAATAGATAAAAAAGATAGTTATGCTAAAGATGACAGCGAAAAGATGGCTAATAATAAACCTCAGCTTTTCTATGAGGATTTGATTTTTGTAAATGAAAATATAAAATCCAAAAAGGAATTGATAATAAAGATTTGTGATGTTCTCATAAAAAAGGGTTATGTTTTTGAAGGCTTTACAAGTTCTGTTTTAAACCGTGAAAAGATTACATCAACATCTGTTGGAAACAATGTTGCAATTCCCCATGGAGAAAGTGATTTGGTTATAAAGTCTTGTATTGCTGTAATTACTTTAAAGGAGCAAATAGAGTGGGGAAAGGAAAAAGCAGATATTATTTTTCTATTGGCATTAAAATTTGAAGATAAACATCATGTAAAAAACTTTTTTAAGTATTTTTACTCTATATTGGATGACTTTAATAAACTAAATAGAATCAGGCAAAGTGATAATGCAAAGGAAATTTTAATATTGCTTGATGAAAACAACTAA
- a CDS encoding [formate-C-acetyltransferase]-activating enzyme, with amino-acid sequence MKAMIFNIQRYSLHDGDGIRTVIFFKGCPLTCPWCSNPESQKFEKEIMRKQSLCIGCSSTSCYKCSKSPEDCPTGALETIGKEMTISEVLDEVNKDAVFFDSTGGGVTLSGGEPLLQGEFIVELLKELKKKGINTAIETTGMGRQDIIIEMAKYIDTVLWDFKIMDKKLAKEVVNQDIDIMKNNFEILIKNSDKVEIIPRIPLIPHYTANIENIEKILDYISKFGLKLVHILPFHQYGSSKYRAIGKEYELKDIKILEKEEIENIKEFIENKGFRVVVGG; translated from the coding sequence ATGAAGGCTATGATTTTTAATATACAAAGATATAGTCTGCATGATGGTGATGGTATAAGGACAGTTATATTCTTTAAAGGCTGTCCTTTAACTTGCCCCTGGTGTTCTAACCCTGAATCTCAAAAGTTTGAAAAAGAGATAATGAGAAAGCAGAGCCTTTGCATAGGGTGCAGTAGTACAAGCTGTTATAAGTGCAGTAAATCCCCTGAAGATTGTCCCACAGGGGCTTTAGAAACCATAGGAAAAGAAATGACTATAAGTGAAGTGCTTGATGAGGTTAATAAAGATGCAGTATTTTTTGACTCAACAGGAGGGGGAGTAACATTATCCGGTGGAGAACCGCTGCTTCAGGGAGAGTTTATAGTTGAGCTTTTAAAAGAATTAAAAAAGAAAGGCATAAATACTGCTATTGAAACAACGGGAATGGGAAGGCAGGATATAATAATAGAAATGGCAAAGTATATTGATACTGTCCTGTGGGACTTTAAGATAATGGACAAAAAACTTGCAAAAGAAGTAGTTAATCAGGATATTGATATTATGAAAAATAATTTTGAAATATTGATTAAAAATAGTGATAAAGTTGAAATAATCCCAAGAATACCATTAATACCACACTATACAGCAAACATAGAAAACATTGAAAAAATATTGGATTATATTTCAAAATTCGGTTTAAAGCTTGTGCATATTTTACCTTTTCATCAATATGGCAGTTCTAAATATAGGGCAATTGGTAAAGAATATGAATTAAAGGATATAAAGATTCTCGAAAAAGAGGAGATAGAAAATATAAAAGAGTTCATTGAAAATAAAGGATTTAGAGTTGTTGTTGGTGGATAA
- a CDS encoding formate C-acetyltransferase: MLSKRIETLKNELFKEKRQISLERARLYTESYKNTEGEPSVIRRAKALSNILSKVEIAIKDGELIVGDRTVKPRAGVASPEMSPYWILEELDEFSTRPQDRFEISQEDKEYFKNELYPYWAGKSLKDYCNEHIPQNIKDTVNMKIIALNQTDKGQGHIIPDYSILLKKGLKVMINEVKEKINENEDNYFYRASLITLEAARDYILRYAKLSEDMAAKERDLDRKKELEEISRISYKISEDKPETFYEALQLFWYISVIFQHESNASSISIGRFDQYMYPYFKKSLEDGIDIEFIKELLRCLYIKFNTIVALRSTESAKYFAGFPTGYTIVLGGVDENGRASINELSYIMLEILGDIRLPQPNLSIRVNENTPMDFLIKASEIIRLGTGMPQVFNDEVNIPAFLNRGVSIYDARDYAVVGCVELSIPGKTYGLHDIALFNLLKVFEITLREKKSEIDSFEELLDKLKGNISKYVKDMIEGSNIVDMAHRECAPTPFLSNFINGCIEKGMDVTEGGAIYNFSGVQGIGAPNLSDSLYVIKKAVFEEKLITIKELTDVLESNYEGKEDLRQRFINKYPKYGNDVDEVDYLGSEVLSHYCREVEKYKNIRGGTFQPGSYTVSAHIPLGAAVGATPDGRMKGEQLADGGLSPMVGRDKNGPTAVLKSVSKLDNYLTSNGSLLNVKFSPQALEGFEGIKKLAGFIRAFSRLKIQHVQFNVISAETLREAQRHPEKYQNLVVRVAGYSAIFVELDEAIQNDIIRRTEHSF, from the coding sequence ATGCTGAGTAAAAGAATAGAAACTTTAAAAAACGAACTTTTTAAGGAAAAAAGACAAATATCCCTTGAAAGAGCAAGGCTTTATACTGAAAGTTATAAAAACACTGAAGGTGAACCTTCAGTTATAAGAAGAGCAAAGGCACTTTCTAATATATTAAGTAAAGTAGAAATAGCTATAAAAGATGGAGAACTTATTGTTGGTGATAGAACTGTTAAACCCCGTGCAGGAGTTGCCTCACCTGAAATGTCACCCTATTGGATTTTAGAGGAGTTAGATGAATTTTCAACAAGACCACAGGATAGATTCGAAATTTCACAGGAGGATAAAGAGTATTTTAAAAACGAGCTTTACCCATATTGGGCAGGTAAGTCTTTGAAGGATTACTGCAATGAACATATTCCTCAGAACATAAAAGATACTGTAAATATGAAAATAATCGCTTTAAACCAGACGGATAAAGGACAAGGTCATATTATACCTGATTATTCAATATTGCTTAAAAAAGGTCTAAAAGTAATGATAAATGAAGTAAAAGAAAAAATAAATGAAAATGAGGATAATTATTTTTACAGAGCTTCACTTATAACACTTGAGGCTGCAAGAGATTATATTTTAAGATATGCAAAACTATCAGAGGATATGGCAGCAAAGGAGAGAGATTTAGATAGAAAAAAAGAACTTGAGGAGATATCAAGAATTTCATATAAGATTTCAGAGGATAAACCTGAGACTTTTTATGAAGCACTGCAGCTTTTCTGGTATATAAGCGTTATTTTTCAGCATGAATCCAATGCAAGTTCAATATCTATTGGACGTTTTGACCAATACATGTATCCTTATTTTAAAAAATCTTTAGAAGATGGTATTGATATTGAATTTATTAAGGAACTTTTAAGATGCTTGTATATTAAATTCAATACGATTGTAGCCCTTAGAAGTACAGAAAGTGCTAAATATTTTGCAGGCTTTCCAACAGGCTATACTATAGTTTTAGGCGGGGTTGATGAAAATGGAAGAGCATCAATAAATGAGCTATCATACATCATGCTTGAAATTTTAGGAGATATAAGACTTCCACAGCCAAATTTAAGTATAAGAGTAAATGAAAATACTCCAATGGATTTTTTAATAAAAGCATCCGAGATAATAAGACTTGGTACAGGGATGCCTCAGGTTTTCAATGATGAGGTTAACATACCGGCATTTTTAAATAGAGGGGTTTCAATATATGATGCAAGGGATTATGCTGTGGTTGGATGTGTAGAATTATCCATACCTGGGAAAACTTATGGGCTTCATGACATAGCATTATTTAATTTATTAAAAGTATTTGAGATTACACTAAGGGAGAAAAAATCAGAAATAGACAGCTTTGAAGAGCTTTTAGATAAATTAAAAGGAAATATATCTAAATATGTAAAGGATATGATAGAAGGTTCAAATATAGTAGACATGGCTCACAGGGAATGTGCGCCAACACCATTTTTATCAAACTTTATTAATGGATGCATAGAAAAGGGCATGGATGTAACAGAAGGCGGTGCAATATATAATTTTTCAGGAGTACAGGGTATAGGGGCGCCTAATCTAAGCGATTCTTTATATGTTATAAAGAAGGCTGTTTTTGAGGAAAAGCTGATTACAATAAAAGAATTAACAGACGTTTTAGAGAGCAACTATGAAGGAAAAGAGGATTTAAGGCAGAGATTTATAAATAAATATCCTAAATATGGAAATGACGTTGATGAGGTTGATTATTTAGGTTCAGAGGTGCTTTCCCATTATTGCAGGGAAGTTGAAAAATATAAAAATATAAGGGGTGGAACATTCCAGCCAGGCTCATATACAGTTTCAGCTCATATACCTTTAGGCGCAGCTGTTGGAGCAACTCCGGATGGAAGAATGAAGGGCGAACAGCTTGCAGATGGAGGGCTCTCTCCTATGGTTGGAAGGGATAAAAATGGGCCTACTGCTGTTTTAAAAAGTGTAAGCAAACTCGACAATTATCTAACTTCTAATGGGAGCCTTCTTAATGTTAAATTTTCACCTCAAGCATTAGAAGGATTTGAAGGAATAAAAAAGCTTGCAGGATTTATTAGAGCATTCAGCAGACTAAAAATACAGCATGTACAATTTAATGTAATTTCAGCAGAAACACTAAGAGAAGCACAAAGACATCCTGAAAAATATCAAAACTTAGTTGTTAGGGTAGCAGGATACAGTGCAATATTTGTTGAGCTTGATGAAGCGATTCAAAACGATATTATAAGAAGAACAGAACATTCATTTTAG